CGCGGTACATGGAATAGATAGCGATGGCGCCGGCCCGCAACTGGTAGATTTCGGTGAAGTCGGGCAGGCCGGGATCCTTGGCCAGGCCCCGCAGGTTAAGGCTGTTGGCCGGGTTTTCATCCTTGAGAACATCCCGGGCCGCCGCGACCCACTGATTGACCAATGCGGCGGTGTGGGCGCCTTGCCCAGTGCCCGACTCATCCTCAACCAGCAAAGGTTTTTTGCCGACCATCAGCGGATCGGTTTCAGTAAGCTCGCCGCCGAGACCTTCACCGCGAATCACCAAAACGAATCGATGCTCCTTCACCGGGCGCACAATTACCTCATAGCCAGGCAAGGCATCGGCCGTGGCATCCTGCAACTTCGCCGTGAGCCTTTCGCACGTCTCCGTGGGAATACGACCGGCCCGGCGATCGGTGATCCGTCCGTCGGCATCGACCGTGCAGAAGTTGCCGCGGGCTGCCAGGTCGTTTGGGCCCAGGTCGAAGCCGATGCCCAGTGCCTCAAGCACACCGCGGCCAATATCGTGCTCGATGGGGTTGTAGCTGAACAGGCTCAGGTGGGCCGGTCCACTGCCAGGAGTCACGCCCGGCGCGATGGGATCTGAGAGGCCACAGGTACCCTGTTGTGCCAGCCGATCCATGTTCGGGGTGTTGGCGGCCTCCAGTTCAGTCAGGCCGTCGGGCGTCAGCGGCAATCCGCCAAGGCCATCCAGCACCAGCAGTACGATTTTGTTGCCGTTTTTCTGCGCAAGGTCCGCCATCAAATTTAAATCGGTCACGTTTTTTCTCCTGTCATATCATAAAAAGAACATGTCCGCCCACTGCTGCCACCTTGTCCGGAAATCACCAGGCAGCGAAAAGGGGCCAGCTACCGATGCAACCGGCCCCTATCATTGGACACTTTCCTTACATCTTCCTACTTGAGGCGTATTTCCGTCTTGGGATCGAAAAGATGCATGTTGTCCATGTTGACCACCAGGTCGAGCGTCTCGCCAACCACTGCGGTCGAGCGCGGGTCAAGGCGAGCGACAAAGCTCTTGTTTCCGGTCAACAGATATGCGAAGATCTCATTACCCATCAACTCGGTGACGTCCACCGTGGCTGTCATGAAAGAAGGAGTGATGCCAGGGGGCGCATATTCGCGAGTCTGGATATCCTCCGGGCGAATCCCGAATATGACTTCGTTGCCTTTATTTTTCTTGACCAGGTCAAGGTGTTT
This region of Chloroflexota bacterium genomic DNA includes:
- a CDS encoding 2,3-bisphosphoglycerate-independent phosphoglycerate mutase, coding for MTDLNLMADLAQKNGNKIVLLVLDGLGGLPLTPDGLTELEAANTPNMDRLAQQGTCGLSDPIAPGVTPGSGPAHLSLFSYNPIEHDIGRGVLEALGIGFDLGPNDLAARGNFCTVDADGRITDRRAGRIPTETCERLTAKLQDATADALPGYEVIVRPVKEHRFVLVIRGEGLGGELTETDPLMVGKKPLLVEDESGTGQGAHTAALVNQWVAAARDVLKDENPANSLNLRGLAKDPGLPDFTEIYQLRAGAIAIYSMYRGVAKLAGMTVLPTGSTHQSEIDTMREHWDDYDFFFMHVKYTDSRGEDGDFDAKAKVIEEIDSLLPQIEELGPYVLLITGDHSTPAKLKSHSWHPVPTLLWSPDAMPDRCQVFGERECEALGGLGQFHATELIPRAMGHAGRLARYGA